Genomic segment of Clostridium sp. Marseille-P299:
TATAATTGGCATATATAAAACATTAGAAGCACCGAATTCAAAGGTGAGTAATGATTTGGGTACACATTATACGGTATCCGCAAATAGTTATATTTTTTGTGACTATGATTCATATTTCAAAGTATCTGACAGAAATTCGTCTATAACATCCTTGATATTTTATGTTAATGAGTACGACAATATATTACCAACGTATAAAAAAATCGAAGAAATTGTTTTGCCTGAAGGGTACGGAGTAATTAATTGCCTTGAGAGTACTCTAAGCTATTATGGAAAAGTTATACTTACTTTAAAGAATACGACTTCTAGTTTACTTGAATTTACATATATTACGTCCCTTTTTATCTTATTTTTAATGACTCTCTTGTGGATGAGGGATCATTATTATGAGGCTGGAATCTATATTGCGTTAGGAACAGAAAAGTATAAAATAGTATTATATTTTGTGCTAGAGATACTAACAATTGCAGTAAGCTCCCTTATTGTATCTATATTAATTGGACGTAGCGTGGTGTATACATATAGAAACCAGTTACTAAATTTAGCTCTAAGATTTACTAATTCAAAATTTCTTGACAATGCTATGGAAAGTAAAGTTTTGGAACATGCATTTTCTGTTCAATCGCTGCTGTATGCAAGCGTAATCTATCTGGTTGTAGTTTTAGTTGCAACATTGCTATCCAGTACTATTATCGCAAATTATAATCCTAGAAAATTATTTGATAAAGAATAATAGGGATTTATGTAATAATGGCAAAGAAGGCAATTTACGAAAAAGAGAATTTAAACTACGAAACATTTTAAGTAAGCTTGACCTAACTTAAGTATCTCTTTATAATAGAGTTATCAGTGAATGATATACATAACTTAAAGGAGGTAATAAAATGAGCATTAAAATTGGTGTTTTTGTTGGCAGTTTAAGAAGAGATTCCTTTAGCAAAAAGGTAGCGGAAACGTTTAATTCTCTTATGCCAGAAAAGTATGAAATGAAAATAATTGAGATAGGCAATTTGCAAATTTATAATCAAGATTTTGATGATGATGGGAATACACCAAAGGAATGGGATGCATTCCGTAAAGTGGTAAAAGAGTTGGATGGTTTTTTGTTTGTAACACCAGAATATAACCGCTCCATTCCTCCAGTACTTAAAAATGCATTGGACATTGCTTCAAGACCATATGGGCAAAATGTATGGTCAGGTAAGCCCGGAGCTATCATTAGTGTTTCACCTGGTAATTTAGGTGGGTTTGGTGCAAATCATCATTTGCGTCAAGTGCTTTCCTTTTTAAATGTTTATACAATGCAACAGCCAGAAGCATATCTATCTAGTATTACAGATAGTCTTGATGAACAAGGAAATATTTCCAGTGAAAGAACAATTAAGTATATGCAAAATATTGCAAATGGTTTTGCTGAATGGTTGGATAAATTTATAATTTAAAATATTAGCTTCTAATATATTGTTTCATGATTATGCTACATATTGAAAAGTAACACAGAGTAATGAGAGGCATATATAAAGAAGTAATAAGTTAATAATAAATTTTAGAAGGAGTATAAGAATCCCTTTATTTCAAATATGAAATAAAGGGATTCTTATACTCTTTTTTGTATGAA
This window contains:
- a CDS encoding NADPH-dependent FMN reductase, whose product is MSIKIGVFVGSLRRDSFSKKVAETFNSLMPEKYEMKIIEIGNLQIYNQDFDDDGNTPKEWDAFRKVVKELDGFLFVTPEYNRSIPPVLKNALDIASRPYGQNVWSGKPGAIISVSPGNLGGFGANHHLRQVLSFLNVYTMQQPEAYLSSITDSLDEQGNISSERTIKYMQNIANGFAEWLDKFII
- a CDS encoding ABC transporter permease, translating into MGLYKRIFMEIIRRPFRAVTIAFMILVLSLASLVGVFLHDIVKTAYQEYIKIEGYSIAIENNNQESIPNEISDEILALDYIIGCNNNSNLYDYFRPVDFINIPYDGNDQEGNEEAVDVILYANINTSLYGSFRNNEMILIEGTYPDSKNKGVLIDEKLAKKNELSIGKSIKLYSKVYDKVVDFNIIGIYKTLEAPNSKVSNDLGTHYTVSANSYIFCDYDSYFKVSDRNSSITSLIFYVNEYDNILPTYKKIEEIVLPEGYGVINCLESTLSYYGKVILTLKNTTSSLLEFTYITSLFILFLMTLLWMRDHYYEAGIYIALGTEKYKIVLYFVLEILTIAVSSLIVSILIGRSVVYTYRNQLLNLALRFTNSKFLDNAMESKVLEHAFSVQSLLYASVIYLVVVLVATLLSSTIIANYNPRKLFDKE